A window of Pseudodesulfovibrio hydrargyri contains these coding sequences:
- a CDS encoding carbohydrate ABC transporter permease, protein MSKWRNNNAWFLVLPVFAIVAFSAIIPLMTVVNYSVQDIFGPGQRFFVGVEWFRDVLLDERLHDALFKQLAFSFMVLLTEIPLGIAIALMMPKKGWTASACLVILALPLLIPWNVIGTIWIIFTRPDIGLFGAIVNNAGIAFDHTASPVDAWITLMLMEIWHWTPLVALLAYAGLRAIPEAYYQAAKIDGASSWAVFRYIQLPKMRGVLTIALLLRFMDSFLIYAEPFVLTGGGPGNTTTFLSIYLVKIAVGQFDLGPAAAFSLIYFLIILLFCWLFYQALQAVGTGDKA, encoded by the coding sequence ATGAGCAAATGGCGAAACAACAATGCGTGGTTCCTGGTTCTCCCGGTCTTCGCGATCGTGGCCTTCTCGGCCATCATCCCGCTGATGACCGTGGTCAACTACTCGGTCCAGGACATCTTCGGACCGGGCCAGCGCTTCTTCGTGGGCGTGGAATGGTTCCGGGACGTGCTCCTGGACGAACGACTGCACGACGCCCTGTTCAAGCAGCTGGCCTTCTCCTTCATGGTCCTGCTGACCGAGATACCGCTGGGCATCGCCATCGCCCTGATGATGCCCAAGAAGGGCTGGACCGCCTCGGCCTGCCTGGTCATCCTGGCCCTGCCCCTGCTCATCCCCTGGAACGTCATCGGGACCATCTGGATCATCTTCACCCGGCCCGACATCGGCCTGTTCGGGGCCATCGTCAACAACGCGGGCATCGCGTTCGACCACACGGCCTCGCCGGTGGACGCCTGGATCACCCTGATGCTCATGGAGATATGGCACTGGACCCCGCTGGTCGCCCTGCTGGCGTATGCCGGCCTGCGGGCCATCCCCGAGGCCTACTACCAGGCGGCCAAGATCGACGGGGCGTCGAGCTGGGCGGTCTTCCGCTACATCCAGCTGCCCAAGATGCGCGGGGTGCTGACCATCGCCCTGCTGCTGCGCTTCATGGACAGCTTCCTGATCTACGCCGAACCGTTCGTCCTGACCGGCGGCGGGCCCGGCAACACGACCACGTTTTTGTCCATCTATCTGGTCAAGATCGCCGTGGGCCAGTTCGACCTCGGTCCGGCCGCGGCCTTTTCGCTCATCTACTTCCTCATCATCCTGCTGTTCTGCTGGCTGTTCTACCAGGCCCTGCAGGCGGTGGGCACGGGAGACAAGGCATGA
- a CDS encoding amino acid ABC transporter permease — MFDITIITQYYPLFLKGLLNTVLICAAGLALGMAWGLALYSIGNSRLAIPRALYRGYVNLFRGTPLLVQLFLLFYGGPYFGLNLSAIATGILGLTLYGAAYFAEIYRAGFQNIPAGQIEAAQDLGMSPLQTMLHVQIPQMLTLIIPSVINQTILIIKESAILSIITVPEVTTAAVKISTETFSIVEPYVVLAGAYWLIVTAVSRGGQLWERRQMRYISR, encoded by the coding sequence ATGTTCGATATTACCATCATTACCCAGTACTACCCGCTGTTCCTCAAGGGATTGCTGAACACCGTGCTCATCTGCGCGGCGGGCCTCGCCCTGGGCATGGCCTGGGGCCTCGCGCTCTATTCCATCGGCAACTCGCGCCTGGCGATCCCGCGCGCCCTGTACCGTGGCTACGTCAACCTCTTCCGGGGCACGCCGCTGCTGGTCCAACTCTTCCTGCTCTTCTACGGGGGCCCCTATTTCGGCCTGAATCTCTCAGCCATCGCCACCGGCATCCTCGGCCTGACCCTTTACGGAGCGGCCTACTTCGCCGAGATCTACCGCGCCGGGTTCCAGAACATCCCGGCCGGCCAGATCGAGGCCGCCCAGGACCTCGGCATGAGTCCCCTGCAGACCATGCTGCACGTCCAGATTCCCCAGATGCTGACCCTGATCATCCCGTCGGTCATCAACCAGACCATCCTGATCATCAAGGAGTCCGCCATCCTGTCCATCATCACCGTGCCGGAAGTGACCACCGCCGCGGTGAAGATATCCACCGAGACCTTTTCCATCGTTGAACCGTACGTCGTCCTCGCCGGGGCGTACTGGCTCATCGTCACCGCCGTCTCCAGAGGCGGCCAACTCTGGGAGCGCCGCCAGATGCGCTACATCTCCAGATAA
- a CDS encoding ABC transporter ATP-binding protein translates to MARIELNEIKHSYLPNPTGEQDFALKRIHTVWEDGGAYALLGPSGCGKTTMLNIISGLLKPSHGSILYDGTDVSAMQPEQRNIAQVFQFPVLYDTMTVYDNLAFPLRNRGVDKRSIRERVLEIAEALDLTQDLNKRAANLSADAKQKISLGRGLVRSDVAAILFDEPLTVIDPHLKWDLRRKLKEIHTKFNLTMIYVTHDQVEAMTFADQIVVMYEGEIVQMGTPQELFENPEHTFVGYFIGSPGMNFLDCTLDGHVARVGNIDIPLLPSLANMCTGQNLRIGIRPMYVGLHDGPVEHGIEGTVTGLEDQGFCKIVTAAFNGSEIKARISENGRVPEGKCWISLPPEKIKLYCDERLVRQGDSR, encoded by the coding sequence ATGGCACGCATCGAACTGAACGAGATCAAGCACAGCTACCTGCCCAATCCGACGGGCGAGCAGGATTTCGCGCTCAAGCGCATCCATACGGTCTGGGAGGACGGCGGGGCCTACGCCCTGCTCGGCCCCTCGGGCTGCGGCAAGACCACCATGCTGAACATCATCTCCGGCCTGCTCAAACCGTCCCACGGGTCCATCCTGTACGACGGGACGGACGTATCGGCCATGCAGCCGGAACAGCGCAACATCGCCCAGGTCTTCCAGTTTCCGGTGCTCTACGACACCATGACCGTGTACGACAACCTGGCCTTTCCCCTGCGCAACCGGGGGGTGGACAAGCGGAGCATCCGCGAGCGGGTCCTGGAGATCGCCGAGGCCCTGGACCTGACCCAGGACCTGAACAAGCGGGCCGCCAACCTGTCGGCCGACGCCAAGCAGAAGATTTCCCTGGGGCGCGGGCTGGTGCGCAGCGACGTGGCCGCCATCCTGTTCGACGAGCCCCTGACCGTCATCGACCCGCACCTGAAGTGGGACCTGCGGCGCAAGCTCAAGGAGATCCACACCAAGTTCAACCTGACCATGATCTACGTGACCCACGACCAGGTGGAGGCCATGACCTTCGCCGACCAGATCGTGGTCATGTACGAGGGCGAGATCGTCCAGATGGGCACGCCCCAGGAACTGTTCGAGAACCCCGAGCACACCTTTGTGGGCTACTTCATCGGCAGCCCGGGCATGAACTTCCTGGACTGCACCCTGGACGGGCACGTCGCCCGGGTCGGGAACATCGACATCCCGCTGCTGCCCTCCCTGGCCAACATGTGCACCGGCCAGAACCTCAGGATCGGCATCCGGCCCATGTACGTGGGGCTACACGACGGCCCGGTGGAGCACGGCATCGAGGGCACGGTCACCGGATTGGAGGACCAGGGGTTCTGCAAGATCGTCACCGCGGCCTTCAACGGCAGCGAGATCAAGGCCAGGATCAGCGAGAACGGAAGGGTGCCGGAAGGGAAGTGCTGGATATCCCTGCCGCCGGAGAAGATCAAACTCTACTGTGACGAACGGCTGGTCCGACAGGGGGATTCCCGATGA
- a CDS encoding aminopeptidase P family protein encodes MKSATPIRSLPAFLEIKNGSKVKRTFSSSEMLRRIDALRRFMAETGVDAILLTSMHNVHYYSDFLYCAFGRDFGLVVTPRSSTTISPAVDFGQPYRRSFGDNLVYTDAGSDNFFRAARHLLGQSRSIGIEFDHVTVENLEKLKAACPRARFLDVGEHVMRTRRIKSDEEIELMRTGARIAIQGAEAARGAIAEGVPEHEAAQASTNAMIREIGCHLPHLELRDTWTWLQSGIHTDGPHNPVTSRRIRRGDLLCMSCFPMIAGYNMALGRTLSMGAPSDRALAVWECNQNARRKGLELIRPGARCCDIAAELDALYAEAGLLEHRGPDHGRSFGIVNRYYGRETGLELRADVTAELRSGMVVSLEPSVIIPQDMEGAGGYREQDLLVVTEDGAENLTDFPAGPEHHILGAPHGRRSAVTA; translated from the coding sequence ATGAAAAGCGCAACACCCATCCGCTCTCTCCCGGCATTCCTGGAGATCAAGAACGGCAGCAAGGTCAAACGGACCTTCTCCAGTTCCGAGATGCTCCGCAGGATCGATGCCCTGCGCCGTTTCATGGCGGAGACCGGCGTGGACGCCATCCTGTTGACGTCCATGCACAACGTCCACTACTACAGCGACTTTCTTTACTGCGCCTTTGGCCGCGACTTCGGCCTCGTCGTCACCCCGCGCAGCTCCACGACCATCAGCCCGGCCGTCGACTTCGGCCAGCCCTACCGACGCAGCTTCGGCGACAACCTCGTCTACACCGACGCGGGCAGCGACAATTTCTTCCGGGCGGCACGCCACCTGCTGGGGCAGAGCCGCAGCATCGGCATAGAATTCGACCACGTCACCGTGGAGAACCTGGAAAAGCTGAAGGCCGCCTGTCCACGGGCCAGATTCCTCGATGTCGGCGAGCACGTCATGCGCACCCGCCGGATCAAGTCCGATGAGGAAATCGAGCTCATGCGCACCGGCGCGCGGATAGCGATCCAGGGCGCCGAGGCGGCCCGCGGGGCCATTGCCGAAGGCGTTCCGGAACACGAGGCGGCCCAGGCGTCCACCAACGCCATGATCCGCGAGATCGGCTGCCATCTGCCCCATCTGGAACTGCGGGACACCTGGACCTGGCTCCAGTCCGGCATCCACACGGACGGGCCGCACAACCCGGTGACCAGCCGGAGAATCAGGCGGGGGGATCTCCTGTGCATGAGCTGTTTCCCCATGATCGCGGGCTACAACATGGCCCTGGGGCGGACCCTGTCCATGGGCGCTCCCTCGGACCGGGCCCTGGCCGTATGGGAATGCAACCAGAACGCCCGCCGAAAGGGCTTGGAGCTGATCCGCCCGGGCGCGCGTTGCTGCGACATCGCGGCCGAACTCGACGCCCTGTACGCCGAGGCCGGGCTGCTCGAACATCGCGGCCCGGACCACGGCCGGTCCTTCGGCATCGTCAACCGCTACTATGGCAGGGAGACCGGACTGGAGCTGCGGGCGGACGTGACCGCCGAACTGCGCAGCGGCATGGTCGTTTCCCTGGAGCCCTCCGTGATCATTCCCCAGGACATGGAGGGAGCGGGCGGCTACCGCGAACAGGACCTGCTCGTGGTCACGGAAGACGGGGCCGAGAACCTGACCGATTTTCCGGCCGGGCCGGAACACCATATTTTGGGCGCGCCGCACGGGCGGCGGTCCGCTGTGACGGCTTGA
- a CDS encoding transporter substrate-binding domain-containing protein, which yields MNKVFKTLAVALLVTAAMAVNAQAKDLLERIKDRGEIVVATEARFAPFEFVKDGEIVGYGNEILKEVLSELPGVKLKLLDLPFQGLLAGLDAKRYDFVAASLTITKARDAKYAFTMPFSTAAVTYVKRTGDDSIKSAEDLVGKKVGIQAGAAPYFSAVADLEKDVLKPKFGKGVGELVEFIGNDEAYAALAARRVDAVVNSLPNLAPLVKERPETFAIGLPPFGPATYFAWVGRKDEDSASLVKFISDGIAKLNKSGRMAELQKKWFGFTMDVPADAFPTPNF from the coding sequence ATGAACAAGGTATTCAAGACACTGGCCGTCGCCCTGCTCGTCACCGCGGCCATGGCGGTCAACGCCCAGGCAAAGGATCTGCTGGAACGGATCAAGGATCGCGGCGAGATCGTCGTGGCCACCGAGGCCCGCTTCGCCCCGTTCGAGTTCGTCAAGGACGGCGAGATCGTCGGCTACGGCAACGAAATTCTCAAGGAAGTGCTCAGCGAGCTGCCCGGCGTGAAGCTGAAGCTGCTCGACCTGCCCTTCCAGGGACTGCTCGCCGGTCTGGACGCCAAGCGCTACGACTTCGTGGCCGCGTCCCTGACCATCACCAAGGCCCGCGACGCCAAGTACGCCTTCACCATGCCCTTTTCCACCGCCGCGGTGACCTACGTCAAGCGCACCGGCGACGACTCCATCAAGTCCGCCGAGGACCTGGTCGGCAAGAAGGTCGGCATCCAGGCCGGCGCCGCCCCCTACTTCAGCGCCGTGGCAGACCTGGAAAAAGATGTGCTCAAGCCCAAGTTCGGCAAGGGCGTCGGCGAACTGGTGGAATTCATCGGCAACGACGAGGCCTACGCGGCCCTGGCCGCCCGCCGCGTGGACGCCGTGGTCAACAGCCTCCCCAACCTGGCCCCGCTGGTCAAGGAACGCCCCGAGACCTTCGCCATCGGCCTGCCGCCCTTCGGCCCGGCCACCTACTTCGCCTGGGTGGGCCGCAAGGACGAGGACAGCGCCTCACTGGTCAAGTTCATCAGCGACGGCATCGCCAAGCTGAACAAGAGCGGCAGGATGGCCGAGCTGCAGAAGAAATGGTTCGGCTTCACCATGGACGTTCCGGCCGACGCGTTCCCGACTCCGAACTTCTAG
- a CDS encoding carbohydrate ABC transporter permease, whose amino-acid sequence MKLKKRHLGLIFYLIILFLPIYWMLNMSFRTNADIMRSFSLIPTHPTLVNYMKIFTDPSWYSGYINSIIYVTINTVISLTTALPAAYAFSRYQFIGDKHVFFWLLTNRMAPPAVFLLPFFQLYSTFNLIDTHIAVALSHCLFNVPLAVWILEGFMSGVPREIDETAFIDGYSFPRFFIRVFIPLIRAGIGVTAFFCFMFSWVELLLARTLTTTAAKPIAATMTRTVSATGLDWGLLAAAGILTIVPGALVIWFVRNHLAKGFALGRV is encoded by the coding sequence ATGAAACTGAAAAAACGACACCTGGGGCTGATCTTCTACCTGATCATCCTCTTCCTGCCCATCTACTGGATGCTGAACATGTCGTTTCGGACCAACGCGGACATCATGCGCTCGTTCTCGCTCATCCCGACCCATCCCACGCTGGTCAACTACATGAAGATCTTCACGGACCCGTCCTGGTATTCCGGGTACATCAACTCGATCATCTACGTGACCATCAACACCGTGATCTCGCTGACGACCGCCCTGCCCGCGGCCTACGCCTTCTCGCGCTACCAGTTCATCGGCGACAAGCACGTCTTCTTCTGGCTTCTGACCAACCGCATGGCCCCGCCCGCGGTCTTCCTGCTGCCCTTCTTCCAACTCTACTCCACCTTCAACCTGATCGACACGCACATCGCCGTGGCCCTGTCCCACTGCCTGTTCAACGTGCCCCTGGCCGTCTGGATCCTGGAGGGGTTCATGTCCGGCGTGCCCAGGGAGATCGACGAGACCGCCTTCATCGACGGCTACTCCTTCCCGCGCTTCTTCATCCGGGTGTTCATCCCGCTGATCCGCGCGGGCATCGGCGTGACCGCGTTCTTCTGCTTCATGTTCAGCTGGGTCGAGCTGCTGCTGGCCCGCACCCTGACGACCACCGCGGCCAAGCCCATCGCCGCGACCATGACCAGGACCGTCAGCGCCACCGGGCTTGACTGGGGGCTGCTCGCCGCGGCGGGCATCCTGACCATCGTGCCCGGCGCGCTGGTCATCTGGTTCGTCCGCAACCATCTGGCCAAGGGCTTCGCCCTGGGCAGGGTCTAG
- a CDS encoding AAA family ATPase, with protein MMRNGYVVFTGGPGSGKSTVIEALRRLGHACSGEKGRRIIQEELGRSGDALPWRDKTAFRDRMLEKDFAAYEHYQGYEGPVFFDRGIVDAYGYSLLEGLEITLALRSACASHRYGGPVFIFPPWERIFTNDTERKQDFAEARRTHKAMRKAYGDFGYALTEVPRAPVEERVRFITRRLGRELTG; from the coding sequence ATGATGCGCAACGGATATGTCGTCTTCACAGGCGGCCCCGGCTCGGGGAAAAGCACGGTCATCGAAGCACTGCGCCGGCTCGGCCATGCCTGCTCCGGGGAAAAGGGGCGGAGGATCATCCAAGAGGAGCTCGGACGCTCGGGCGACGCGCTGCCCTGGCGGGACAAGACGGCCTTCCGGGACAGGATGCTGGAAAAGGATTTCGCGGCCTACGAACACTACCAAGGATACGAGGGCCCTGTCTTCTTCGACCGGGGGATCGTCGACGCCTATGGCTATTCGCTCCTCGAAGGCCTCGAAATCACCCTCGCGTTGCGCTCCGCCTGCGCCTCGCACCGTTACGGCGGCCCGGTGTTCATCTTCCCGCCATGGGAACGGATCTTCACCAACGACACGGAACGCAAACAGGACTTTGCCGAAGCGCGAAGGACGCATAAAGCCATGCGAAAGGCCTACGGGGACTTCGGCTATGCGTTGACAGAAGTCCCGCGCGCCCCGGTCGAGGAGAGGGTCCGGTTCATTACCCGAAGACTGGGCAGGGAATTGACGGGGTAG
- a CDS encoding ABC transporter substrate-binding protein yields MKLRRFLITGMLTLAFLSLATAGMADMKAAEKWVDSEFQPSTLSKAEQMKEMEWFIKAAAPYKGLEIKVVSETIPTHEYESKVLAKAFYEITGIKVTHDLIQEGDVIEKLQVQFQSGENVFDGYINDSDLIGTHFRSGKVVNLTDWMTGEGKDVTLPTLDVDDFMGKSFTTGPDGKLYQLPDQQFANLYWFRYDWFKKPELRKAFKAKYGYELGVPVNWSAYEDIAEFFTNDVREIDGVAIYGHMDYGKKAPDLGWRFTDAWLSMAGAGDKGLPNGKPVDEWGIRVEDCRPVGSSVSRGGATNGPAAKYALRKYMDWLRKYAPPGALGMDFYQSLPYLAKGNVAQQIFWYTAFTASMVEKGTPVVNADGTPKWRMAPSPHGPYWEKGQKLGYQDCGSWTLLKSTPVDRRKAAWLFAQFCVSKSVSLKKAHVGLTPIRDSDIRHESFTKRAPMLGGLVEFYRSPARVSWTPTGTNVPDYPKLAQLWWQNIGEAVAGEVTVDTAMDNLAAEQDKIMMRLERANVLSICGPKLNEPREESYWLNQPGAPKAKLANEKPQGETVDYDELIKAWKQGKATM; encoded by the coding sequence ATGAAGTTGCGGCGTTTTTTGATCACGGGAATGCTGACCCTGGCATTCCTCAGCCTCGCCACCGCCGGCATGGCGGACATGAAGGCAGCGGAGAAATGGGTGGACAGCGAGTTCCAGCCTTCGACGCTGAGCAAGGCTGAGCAGATGAAGGAAATGGAGTGGTTCATCAAGGCGGCCGCTCCCTACAAAGGCTTGGAGATCAAGGTCGTCTCCGAGACCATCCCCACCCACGAGTACGAATCCAAGGTGCTCGCCAAGGCGTTCTACGAGATCACCGGCATCAAGGTCACCCACGACCTGATCCAGGAAGGCGACGTCATCGAGAAGCTCCAGGTCCAGTTCCAGTCGGGCGAGAACGTCTTCGACGGCTACATCAACGACTCGGACCTCATCGGGACCCACTTCCGCTCCGGCAAGGTCGTCAACCTGACCGACTGGATGACCGGCGAAGGCAAGGACGTGACCCTGCCCACCCTGGACGTGGACGACTTCATGGGCAAGTCCTTCACCACCGGCCCGGACGGCAAGCTGTACCAGCTGCCCGACCAGCAGTTCGCCAACCTCTACTGGTTCCGTTACGACTGGTTCAAGAAGCCCGAGCTGCGCAAGGCCTTCAAGGCCAAGTACGGCTATGAGCTGGGCGTGCCGGTCAACTGGTCCGCCTACGAGGACATCGCCGAATTCTTCACCAACGACGTGCGCGAGATCGACGGCGTGGCCATCTACGGGCACATGGACTACGGCAAGAAGGCCCCGGACCTCGGCTGGCGCTTCACCGACGCCTGGCTGTCCATGGCCGGCGCCGGCGACAAGGGGCTGCCCAACGGCAAGCCCGTGGACGAATGGGGCATTCGCGTGGAAGATTGCCGTCCGGTGGGCTCCTCCGTGTCCCGCGGCGGCGCCACCAACGGCCCGGCCGCCAAGTACGCCCTGCGCAAGTACATGGACTGGCTGCGCAAGTACGCCCCTCCGGGCGCGCTCGGCATGGACTTCTACCAGTCCCTGCCGTACCTGGCCAAGGGCAACGTGGCCCAGCAGATATTCTGGTACACGGCCTTCACCGCCTCCATGGTCGAGAAGGGCACCCCGGTGGTCAACGCCGACGGCACGCCCAAGTGGCGCATGGCTCCGTCCCCGCACGGCCCGTACTGGGAAAAGGGCCAGAAGCTCGGCTACCAGGACTGCGGTTCCTGGACCCTGCTGAAGTCCACCCCGGTGGACCGGCGCAAGGCCGCCTGGCTGTTCGCCCAGTTCTGCGTCTCCAAGTCCGTGTCCCTGAAGAAGGCCCATGTCGGCCTGACCCCCATCCGGGATTCCGACATCCGCCACGAGTCCTTCACCAAGCGCGCCCCCATGCTCGGCGGCCTGGTGGAATTCTACCGCTCCCCGGCCCGCGTGTCCTGGACCCCCACCGGCACCAACGTGCCCGACTACCCCAAGCTGGCCCAGCTCTGGTGGCAGAACATCGGTGAGGCCGTGGCCGGCGAGGTCACCGTGGACACCGCCATGGACAACCTGGCGGCCGAACAGGACAAGATCATGATGCGCCTGGAGCGCGCCAACGTGCTCAGCATCTGCGGTCCCAAGCTGAACGAGCCCCGGGAAGAGTCCTACTGGCTCAACCAGCCCGGCGCTCCCAAGGCCAAGCTGGCCAACGAGAAGCCCCAGGGCGAGACCGTGGACTACGACGAGCTGATCAAGGCCTGGAAGCAGGGCAAGGCCACCATGTAA
- a CDS encoding substrate-binding periplasmic protein gives MRIFPHIFLVLACLSGLFGARAFAQETLTIGVENKDWYSHYVWEGRTLVGLDPDIVRAVAGQLGYRVVFEPYPWSRVIRMAQDGTLDGVLDLALIRDREKRLHYVRTPITTEQTTFWIRKGNKVPFDGKFTPEIRLGLIRGADWTDRFAKMGTPTVQRFNSFEQAFQNLVADRIDMFASYLAPTRYHAGRLGYMDRIEPHAYTQPDMPYYIAFSDKPGHARLARRFDEKLKAFLASPDYGALMEQFDSRPAP, from the coding sequence GTGCGCATTTTTCCACACATTTTTCTTGTCCTGGCCTGTCTGTCCGGGCTCTTCGGGGCAAGGGCCTTTGCCCAGGAGACCTTGACCATCGGCGTCGAGAACAAGGACTGGTACAGCCATTACGTCTGGGAGGGGCGAACCCTTGTCGGGTTGGACCCCGACATCGTCCGGGCCGTCGCCGGGCAGCTCGGCTATCGGGTCGTTTTCGAACCGTATCCCTGGAGCCGGGTCATCCGCATGGCGCAGGACGGGACCTTGGACGGCGTCCTGGACCTGGCCCTCATCCGGGACAGGGAAAAGCGCCTGCACTATGTGCGCACCCCCATCACCACGGAGCAGACCACGTTCTGGATAAGAAAGGGAAACAAGGTCCCCTTTGACGGGAAATTCACACCGGAAATCCGCTTGGGGCTCATTCGCGGCGCGGACTGGACAGACCGATTCGCCAAGATGGGGACCCCGACCGTCCAACGCTTCAATTCCTTTGAGCAGGCCTTCCAGAATCTGGTCGCCGACAGAATCGACATGTTCGCCAGCTACCTCGCCCCCACCCGGTACCACGCCGGGCGGCTCGGGTATATGGACCGGATCGAGCCCCATGCCTACACCCAGCCGGACATGCCATACTACATAGCATTCAGCGACAAACCGGGGCACGCCCGATTGGCCCGCCGATTCGACGAGAAGCTCAAGGCATTCCTCGCCAGCCCCGACTACGGTGCATTGATGGAACAATTCGACTCTCGCCCCGCGCCCTAG
- a CDS encoding amino acid ABC transporter permease, protein MFDFGVILAQYPQLLKGAWQTLSLSLISILIGFVFGHLLCFGKMSERPLLRRTCALYISFFRGTPLLVQLSIIFYFLPLADINIPSVLAAVLCLSMNTAAFQAEILRGGFQALPGGQVEAARDLGFTPLQIRLHIQVPQVFRATLPALLNETIDILKNSALISTIAVTDLMRMSQTIASSTYRPVESFAVAGAIYFIMTYAIGKFGLYLERRLRIS, encoded by the coding sequence ATGTTCGATTTTGGCGTCATACTGGCTCAATACCCGCAGCTGCTCAAGGGAGCGTGGCAGACCCTGTCGCTCTCGCTGATCTCCATCCTGATCGGGTTCGTCTTCGGGCACCTGCTGTGCTTCGGCAAGATGTCCGAACGTCCCCTGCTCAGGCGAACCTGCGCACTGTACATCAGCTTCTTCCGGGGCACCCCGCTGCTGGTCCAGTTGTCCATCATCTTCTACTTTCTCCCCCTGGCCGACATCAACATTCCGTCTGTGTTGGCCGCGGTGCTCTGTCTTTCCATGAACACCGCGGCCTTCCAGGCCGAAATCCTGCGCGGGGGATTCCAGGCCCTGCCCGGGGGCCAGGTCGAGGCGGCCCGGGACCTGGGCTTCACCCCCCTGCAGATCCGCCTGCACATCCAGGTGCCGCAGGTCTTCCGGGCCACCCTGCCCGCCCTGCTCAACGAGACCATCGACATCCTCAAGAACTCGGCGCTCATCTCGACCATCGCCGTGACCGACCTGATGCGCATGTCCCAGACCATCGCCTCGTCCACCTACCGGCCGGTGGAATCCTTTGCCGTGGCAGGGGCCATCTACTTCATCATGACCTACGCCATCGGCAAGTTCGGGCTGTATCTCGAACGCAGGCTCCGGATTTCCTAG
- the speB gene encoding agmatinase: protein MKKYHPVDSLQSPRFSGVSTFMRLPHVRTLEDVDFVVVGQPFDTATTFRPGCRFGPRGIREASSILKAYNPVLDVDLFEHLSGVDYGDIDIVPGYLEESHTRITEGMSPIFESGVTPVILGGDHSITLPTLRALRRHHGPVSLLHFDAHSDTSSDYFGKPYNHGTPFYWAMEEGLINPETSIQVGMRGHYYSKDCHDYALNKGMEIITGWELHEIGIPAAIERIRERIKGTKVFLTFDIDFMDAAYAPGTGTPEIGGFTSYEALRLVTESCLGQNMLGMDLVEVLPDLDHAQITALAAAGVIHAFLSVLAKNKTA, encoded by the coding sequence ATGAAAAAGTACCATCCCGTCGACTCCCTGCAATCCCCCCGGTTCTCCGGCGTCAGCACGTTCATGCGTCTGCCGCACGTGCGCACGCTCGAGGATGTGGATTTCGTCGTCGTCGGGCAACCCTTTGACACCGCCACAACCTTCCGCCCGGGCTGCCGGTTCGGTCCCCGGGGCATCCGTGAGGCGTCCTCTATCCTCAAGGCGTACAATCCCGTGCTCGACGTGGACCTTTTCGAGCATCTCTCCGGCGTGGACTACGGCGACATCGACATCGTCCCCGGCTATCTGGAGGAATCGCATACGCGAATCACCGAGGGCATGTCCCCGATCTTCGAGTCGGGCGTGACCCCGGTCATCCTCGGCGGCGACCACTCCATCACCCTGCCCACCCTGCGCGCCCTGCGCAGGCACCACGGCCCGGTGTCCCTGCTGCACTTCGACGCCCACAGCGACACCAGCAGCGACTACTTCGGCAAGCCCTACAACCACGGCACGCCATTCTACTGGGCCATGGAGGAAGGGCTCATCAATCCCGAGACCTCCATCCAGGTGGGCATGCGCGGCCATTACTACAGCAAGGACTGCCACGACTACGCCCTGAACAAGGGCATGGAGATCATCACCGGCTGGGAGCTGCACGAGATCGGCATCCCCGCGGCCATCGAGCGCATCCGCGAGCGGATCAAGGGCACCAAGGTCTTCCTGACCTTCGACATCGACTTCATGGACGCGGCCTACGCGCCGGGCACCGGCACCCCCGAGATCGGCGGCTTCACCAGCTACGAGGCCCTGCGCCTGGTCACGGAATCCTGCCTGGGCCAGAACATGCTCGGCATGGATCTGGTGGAGGTGCTGCCCGACCTGGACCACGCCCAGATCACGGCCCTGGCCGCCGCAGGCGTCATCCACGCCTTCCTGTCGGTCCTGGCCAAGAACAAAACGGCATAG
- a CDS encoding DUF2160 domain-containing protein yields MNLEWMAWTPVTAGFFLTIAVILVGMTIWEIVSPCVARRGFLPLTTTRGDRLFIGLLGSAYIHLSWIGLTTSPVWVATAISVCFLIIVMRWG; encoded by the coding sequence ATGAATCTCGAATGGATGGCATGGACACCGGTCACCGCCGGTTTCTTCCTGACCATTGCGGTCATCCTCGTCGGCATGACCATCTGGGAGATCGTCTCCCCCTGCGTGGCGCGGCGCGGCTTTCTGCCGCTGACCACCACGCGCGGCGACCGGTTGTTCATCGGGCTGCTGGGCAGCGCGTACATACACCTGTCCTGGATCGGACTGACCACCTCACCCGTCTGGGTCGCTACGGCTATATCCGTTTGTTTCCTGATCATCGTCATGCGGTGGGGATAG